The genomic region TTAAAATGTATTTCAACTATTTAATGCGAATCGGAAGTCAGAAGTCGGAAGCTTGAAGTCGGAAGTCTTCCGGCTTCTAACTCTTAAATACACTTATGCGGAAATTTACCCCGCTCGAAGTATAATTGCTATCAAAGCTCCAAAACGCCAGGTCCAGTGGTGTCTGCCTGTCCGGTAGACAGGCTTTAGTGCTTTGGTGGCCAAAATCCAATTGCCACTAAAGCACAAATTTACTGGTTCCCATTTTTGGTGGATTCAGGGAGCAGGCACGATGATAACTTTTGTTTGTTAATAAATAGCAGAACAAGCGTCATTTCATTCCTTTAAAACGCTGACATTTGCTTGATTTTAACAATATGGCTGAAGTTAACACGAACGAACTTTATTTTTTCGCACTATTAACGCCGTTTAATATTACGGCTGAAGTGGATGAGATCAAGCGGGAGTTCACTGAAAAATATGAAAGTTCACGCGCGTTAAAATCGCCTCCTCATATTACCATTATCCCTCCATTTTTTGCGAATGATGAATTTGAAAGATCGATTGAGAGCAAGGTGAACGTTTTTGTCAGAAATTGTGAGCCCTTTAATGTAAGTCTGAATGGGTTTGGGGAGTTTAATAACAAGGTTATTTTTGTTGAGGTTGAAAAGAATGAGCCCTTGCAGCTCTTTTATACCGCCTTCTCAGCATTTTTTACCGGACTTGGATTTGAGCTGACCTCGATGAATAAATTTTTTCATCCGCATGTAACGGTGGCTTTTCGT from Bacteroidota bacterium harbors:
- a CDS encoding 2'-5' RNA ligase family protein, producing MAEVNTNELYFFALLTPFNITAEVDEIKREFTEKYESSRALKSPPHITIIPPFFANDEFERSIESKVNVFVRNCEPFNVSLNGFGEFNNKVIFVEVEKNEPLQLFYTAFSAFFTGLGFELTSMNKFFHPHVTVAFRDLTRENFEKAWPEFKKREFMGRFSASSIHLLKHKGEKWNVVKEFWFGGTKQ